The proteins below come from a single Procambarus clarkii isolate CNS0578487 chromosome 26, FALCON_Pclarkii_2.0, whole genome shotgun sequence genomic window:
- the LOC138368945 gene encoding zinc finger protein 853-like, with protein sequence MKLKLELAKLEREQQKEALQQQKEALQQQKEALQQQKEALQQQKEALQQQKEALQQQKEALQQQKEALQQQKEALQQQKEALQQQKEVLQIREREAAIRKEEQERETALLRERERVQLEAKQRHLEMQREHDKKQAEMAIACRQQELALKTTHHTQRQQATANLPVQNGEIF encoded by the coding sequence atgaaactcaagctcgaacttgcaaagctcGAGCGGGAACAACAAAAGGAAGCCCTCCAACAACAAAAGGAAGCCCTCCAACAACAAAAGGAAGCCCTCCAACAACAAAAGGAAGCCCTCCAACAACAAAAGGAAGCCCTCCAACAACAAAAGGAAGCCCTCCAACAACAAAAGGAAGCCCTCCAACAACAAAAGGAAGCCCTCCAACAACAAAAGGAAGCCCTCCAACAACAAAAGGAAGCCCTCCAACAACAAAAGGAAGTTCTACAAATAagggaaagagaggctgcaatcaggaaagaagaacaggaacgtgagactgcactactccgtgagcgtgagcgagtacagcttgaagcaaaacaacgtcacctggagatgcaacgcgagcatgataagaagcaagccgaAATGGCTATAGCATGTCgacaacaagaactcgcgttgaaaactacacaccacactcagcgccaacaagctaccgctaatcttccc